A region from the Kribbella shirazensis genome encodes:
- a CDS encoding aldo/keto reductase — translation MDQNVITLTNGVRIPQRGFGVFQIPPSDTQAAVEEAIRIGYRHIDTAAAYNNEAGVGAAVRVCGLPRDELVVTTKLRNGEHGYESALRAYDETLRRLGLDYADLYLVHWPNPAAGLYADSWRALERIYTEGRVRAIGVSNFLPEHLDRLAKESEIVPAVNQLELHPSYQQRELTDLCRERSIAVEAYSPLGQGTDLDHAVLAAIAGDHSVTPAQVVLRWHLQLGHIVIPKSVDPKRIRSNFELGGFELTDAEVASVTALENGHRIGNDPRTFAISQIR, via the coding sequence ATGGACCAGAACGTGATCACGCTGACCAACGGCGTACGGATTCCCCAGCGCGGCTTCGGCGTCTTCCAGATTCCTCCGAGCGACACCCAGGCCGCGGTGGAGGAGGCGATCCGGATCGGGTACCGGCACATCGACACCGCGGCGGCGTACAACAACGAGGCCGGCGTGGGTGCCGCCGTACGGGTGTGCGGGCTGCCCCGCGACGAGCTGGTCGTCACCACCAAGCTGCGCAACGGCGAGCACGGCTACGAGTCGGCGCTGCGGGCGTACGACGAGACACTGCGGCGCCTCGGCCTGGACTACGCCGACCTGTACCTCGTGCACTGGCCCAATCCGGCTGCCGGTCTGTACGCCGACAGCTGGCGGGCACTGGAGCGGATCTACACCGAGGGGCGGGTGCGTGCCATCGGGGTCTCCAACTTCCTCCCCGAACACCTGGACCGACTGGCCAAGGAGAGCGAGATCGTTCCGGCGGTCAACCAGCTCGAGCTGCACCCGAGCTACCAGCAACGCGAGCTGACCGACCTGTGCCGCGAGCGGTCGATCGCGGTCGAGGCGTACTCGCCGCTCGGCCAGGGCACCGACCTCGACCATGCCGTGCTCGCAGCGATCGCCGGTGACCACAGCGTGACACCGGCGCAGGTCGTACTGCGCTGGCACCTGCAGCTCGGGCACATCGTCATCCCCAAATCGGTCGATCCGAAGCGCATCCGCAGCAACTTCGAGCTCGGTGGCTTCGAGTTGACCGACGCGGAGGTCGCGTCGGTCACCGCGCTGGAGAACGGCCACCGGATCGGGAACGATCCGCGCACGTTCGCGATCAGCCAGATCAGGTAG
- a CDS encoding carbohydrate ABC transporter permease: MTTRSISLGKRRTHRSRAGASTVDHPELPRHGWQKTTWIWIFLLPTVVLYGLYTIYPIIASYWYSLVEWNGFDADQQFVGLSNYRAVFADPLFWNSFKVTLLFMLLVVPARVLLTLLMAMILNSPKLPLIGVLRSAFFIPVVTTTAIIGVVMRFILDPASGPINSALLKLGGGGVDFLGDQHLALPTAAVLYVWKFFGVTMIYWLAALQTIPYELYEAARIDGAGTWKLFRHITVPMLKPFLIIITVLTIEETFHNFDLMYTLTGGGPYFHTEIIEIYIYRWAFTASIPQLGHASAAAVVFGLLVAVVGAVQLWGVYAGRRLRGEQR, encoded by the coding sequence ATGACGACCAGATCGATATCCCTTGGCAAGCGGCGGACCCACCGGTCGCGGGCCGGCGCGTCAACCGTCGACCATCCCGAGTTACCGCGTCATGGCTGGCAGAAGACCACCTGGATCTGGATCTTCCTGCTGCCGACCGTGGTCCTCTACGGCCTCTACACGATCTACCCGATCATCGCGAGCTACTGGTACTCGCTGGTCGAGTGGAACGGCTTCGACGCCGATCAGCAGTTCGTTGGCCTCAGCAACTACCGGGCGGTCTTCGCCGATCCGCTGTTCTGGAACTCGTTCAAGGTCACGTTGCTCTTCATGCTGCTGGTGGTGCCGGCCCGGGTGCTGCTGACCCTGCTGATGGCGATGATCCTCAACTCCCCGAAGCTGCCACTGATCGGCGTCCTGCGCTCCGCGTTCTTCATCCCGGTGGTGACCACGACGGCGATCATCGGCGTGGTGATGCGCTTCATCCTGGATCCGGCCAGCGGTCCGATCAACTCCGCGCTGCTCAAGCTCGGCGGTGGCGGCGTCGACTTCCTGGGTGATCAGCACCTGGCGCTGCCGACGGCGGCCGTGCTGTACGTCTGGAAGTTCTTCGGCGTCACGATGATCTACTGGCTCGCGGCGCTGCAGACCATCCCGTACGAGTTGTACGAAGCGGCCCGGATCGACGGCGCCGGCACCTGGAAACTCTTCCGGCACATCACGGTGCCGATGCTCAAACCGTTCCTGATCATCATCACGGTGCTGACGATCGAGGAGACCTTCCACAACTTCGATCTGATGTACACGCTGACCGGCGGCGGACCGTACTTCCACACCGAGATCATCGAGATCTACATCTACCGGTGGGCCTTCACCGCCTCGATCCCGCAACTCGGCCACGCGTCCGCGGCCGCGGTGGTCTTCGGGCTGCTGGTCGCCGTCGTCGGCGCCGTCCAGCTGTGGGGCGTGTACGCCGGCCGCCGGCTGAGAGGAGAGCAGCGATGA
- a CDS encoding carbohydrate ABC transporter permease produces the protein MTAQLVVRTDRQRRLLRRVPWWIAALFLVGIAVIWIFPFLWMLSASLKDNMEMFSGGLKLWPDKFVWDNYSRAWNDAHFGRYLINTVVVTVITVVIVTVRCATAGYVLARYRFRGSKLFLGILVATLFVPTGYTIIPVVKISMQLHLIDSLGGMILALSGGAYVSAILLYYGYFRQIPRELEEAAVVDGAGFVRTFFSVMLPLAMPVTATVAVLTFITTWNAFFLPLVFTFSRPDLRTVSVGMQAFVGETATDWAGMAAAGVISIVPVVVLFIFLQRYFVEGISGAVKS, from the coding sequence ATGACCGCGCAACTCGTCGTACGCACGGACCGGCAGCGGCGCCTGCTGCGCCGGGTGCCCTGGTGGATCGCCGCGCTCTTCCTGGTGGGTATCGCGGTGATCTGGATCTTCCCGTTCCTCTGGATGCTGTCGGCATCGCTGAAGGACAACATGGAGATGTTCAGCGGCGGCCTCAAACTGTGGCCGGACAAGTTCGTCTGGGACAACTATTCACGGGCGTGGAACGACGCGCACTTCGGCCGCTACCTGATCAACACCGTGGTGGTCACCGTGATCACCGTCGTGATCGTCACCGTTCGCTGCGCGACCGCCGGCTACGTCCTCGCCCGCTACCGGTTCCGCGGCTCCAAGCTCTTCCTCGGTATTCTGGTCGCGACGCTCTTCGTCCCCACCGGCTACACGATCATCCCGGTGGTCAAGATCTCGATGCAACTGCACCTGATCGACTCCCTCGGCGGAATGATCCTGGCGCTCAGCGGCGGGGCGTACGTGTCGGCGATCCTGCTGTACTACGGGTACTTCCGGCAGATCCCCCGGGAACTGGAGGAGGCCGCGGTCGTCGACGGCGCCGGCTTCGTCCGGACGTTCTTCTCGGTGATGCTGCCGCTCGCGATGCCGGTGACGGCGACCGTCGCAGTCCTCACCTTCATCACCACCTGGAACGCGTTCTTCCTGCCGCTGGTGTTCACCTTCAGCCGGCCCGATCTGCGGACGGTCAGCGTCGGCATGCAGGCGTTCGTCGGCGAGACCGCCACCGACTGGGCCGGCATGGCCGCGGCCGGCGTGATCTCGATCGTCCCCGTGGTGGTGCTCTTCATCTTCCTGCAGCGCTACTTCGTCGAGGGAATCTCCGGAGCAGTCAAGTCCTAA
- a CDS encoding ABC transporter substrate-binding protein — MTGMTRRSLLGASVLAAVGAATGCSSSTDKAGSTSGGATGTLDWWDHFSSFKRLNDDWAKTQSPSLKTNITHTYYDASKATQAFQLAHQANKMPDVYSNVIGLPLPALVSGKWVHEVTIPADVLSKLPKDALTEGITRLDGKLYGFPMFSFRQSSTLVWVNKDHWSKAGLDPGNVPTDYAAFKDALGKLKSAGIQPLTLAIGADGGRIRDQVDDLAQAAGFPGYQGLQFTTGEYAYHHDAYVTVIEFLKELNDDKLIMPGSNNFGVVDARTRYASGAVGTFIDGIWCAGGSKALAPTIVDKLASGKVLVPTQGMDAWCYRGRPAATYFVSADSKNPEAAGQLIASFMSDDYQKGMIEAMDQPPLNLDLVASSNAVDAYKKGVDFCKSNVFLMPQAIVKNPAIAKVDAQRKPVTPHVGNIVQGYLGGSIKDLKAELKKLSDATAADRAKAFQKAKASGAKVAEDDYVFSDWKPGQDYGAAK, encoded by the coding sequence ATGACCGGGATGACACGTCGCAGTCTGCTCGGCGCATCCGTACTCGCCGCCGTCGGCGCCGCGACCGGATGCAGCAGCTCGACCGACAAGGCCGGCAGTACGAGTGGCGGTGCCACTGGAACGCTGGACTGGTGGGACCACTTCAGCTCGTTCAAGCGCCTCAACGACGACTGGGCGAAGACGCAGTCGCCGTCGCTGAAGACCAACATCACCCACACCTACTACGACGCCTCCAAAGCGACCCAGGCATTCCAGCTGGCCCATCAGGCCAACAAGATGCCGGACGTCTACTCCAACGTGATCGGGCTACCACTGCCTGCCCTGGTGAGCGGCAAATGGGTGCACGAAGTCACCATTCCCGCGGACGTCCTGTCCAAGCTGCCCAAGGACGCGCTCACCGAGGGCATCACGCGGCTGGACGGCAAGCTCTACGGGTTCCCGATGTTCAGTTTCCGGCAGAGCTCGACGCTCGTGTGGGTGAACAAGGATCACTGGTCCAAGGCAGGGCTCGATCCAGGCAACGTGCCCACGGACTATGCCGCGTTCAAGGACGCGCTCGGGAAGCTGAAGTCGGCCGGGATCCAGCCGCTCACGTTGGCGATCGGTGCGGACGGCGGGCGCATCCGTGACCAGGTCGACGACCTGGCCCAGGCGGCCGGCTTCCCGGGATACCAGGGCCTGCAGTTCACAACCGGCGAGTACGCCTATCACCACGACGCGTACGTCACCGTGATCGAGTTCCTGAAGGAGCTGAACGACGACAAGTTGATCATGCCCGGCTCGAACAACTTCGGGGTCGTCGACGCCCGGACCCGGTACGCGTCCGGCGCCGTCGGGACGTTCATCGACGGCATCTGGTGCGCCGGCGGATCGAAGGCGCTCGCCCCGACGATCGTCGACAAGCTCGCGTCCGGAAAGGTCCTGGTGCCGACGCAGGGCATGGACGCCTGGTGCTACCGCGGCCGTCCGGCGGCGACGTACTTCGTCTCCGCGGACAGCAAGAATCCGGAGGCGGCCGGGCAGCTGATCGCGTCCTTCATGTCGGACGACTATCAGAAGGGGATGATCGAGGCGATGGACCAGCCACCGCTGAACCTCGACCTCGTCGCGTCGTCGAACGCGGTCGACGCGTACAAGAAGGGCGTCGACTTCTGCAAGAGCAACGTGTTCCTGATGCCGCAGGCGATCGTGAAGAACCCCGCGATCGCGAAGGTGGACGCGCAGCGCAAGCCGGTCACGCCGCACGTCGGCAACATCGTGCAGGGCTACCTCGGTGGATCGATCAAGGACCTCAAGGCCGAGCTGAAGAAGTTGAGCGACGCCACGGCCGCCGACCGGGCCAAGGCGTTCCAGAAGGCGAAGGCGTCCGGGGCGAAGGTGGCGGAGGACGACTACGTCTTCAGCGACTGGAAGCCCGGACAGGACTACGGGGCCGCGAAGTGA
- a CDS encoding SDR family oxidoreductase, with protein MNRSAVVTGAASPRGIGRATALLLAEQGWNIGILDIDAPGGEALAAEITEKHNVKTYAVAADVSDESQVRTAIDELEAALPPLAALANIAGVSSPVPYLELTSAEWHRVIDTNLNGVHYVTRRVAGSMVRHGYGRIVSISSTSAQRGGGTYSKTPYSVAKAGVIGLTRALARELGPHGITVNAVAPGPIDTDIMGGPLTPDRRASLVSDLLVNRVGETHDVASAIAFLLSDQAAYITGQTLNVDGGLYMH; from the coding sequence GTGAACCGCAGCGCGGTGGTGACCGGCGCGGCATCACCGCGCGGCATCGGTCGGGCAACGGCACTGCTGCTCGCCGAGCAGGGCTGGAACATCGGGATCCTCGACATCGACGCTCCTGGCGGCGAGGCGCTCGCTGCCGAGATCACCGAGAAGCACAACGTCAAGACGTACGCCGTCGCCGCCGACGTGTCGGACGAGTCCCAGGTCCGTACGGCGATCGATGAACTGGAGGCCGCGCTGCCACCACTGGCGGCCCTGGCCAACATCGCCGGTGTCAGCTCGCCGGTCCCCTATCTCGAACTGACCTCCGCCGAGTGGCATCGCGTGATCGACACCAACCTCAACGGCGTCCACTACGTCACCCGCCGCGTCGCCGGTTCCATGGTGCGTCACGGGTACGGCCGGATCGTCAGCATCTCCTCCACGTCCGCGCAACGAGGCGGCGGCACGTACAGCAAAACCCCTTATTCCGTAGCGAAAGCAGGCGTCATCGGCCTGACCCGCGCCCTCGCCCGAGAGCTCGGCCCCCACGGCATCACGGTCAACGCAGTAGCCCCCGGCCCCATAGACACCGACATCATGGGCGGCCCACTGACCCCCGACCGCCGGGCCTCCCTGGTCAGCGACCTCCTGGTCAACCGCGTAGGCGAAACCCACGACGTCGCCTCCGCCATCGCATTCCTGCTGTCCGACCAGGCTGCCTACATCACCGGCCAAACCCTCAACGTCGACGGAGGTCTGTACATGCACTGA